ATCAAATGATAGGATAAATAATTCTTTGTAGAGCAGTACGATAAACAGCAGCACAACTACAAAAATAGAAAAGATGACGATAACATCATTAAATGTTACTGCGCTGATACTTCCAAATAAATAACCGAATAGATCCTGGTTAAAACCATCTGCAAAAGAAATAAATATTACGCTCAGTCCAATACCAAGGCTCATAATAATCGGAATTGCAAGCTCCTGATAATGTTTATAGACACTACGCAGCCTTTCAATCATAAGTGATCCAGCAATCGAGAATAAAATGCCTGTCCACACGGGGTTTATCGTAAATGCCAATAATTTTGTGAGCAGCATACCAAATGCAATACCGCCTAGTGTAACATGGCTGAGTGCATCTGCAATTAATGACAGTCTTCTAACAACGATAAAAGTCCCAATTAATGGTGCCAGTAATCCTATCAGGATGCCGGCAATAAATGAATAACGTATAAAATCAAATTCTAATAGTGCATCAATCAGACTCATAAACAGCACTCCCTATCATGTCCGCTATGATCGATGAACTGTACAGGATGTCCATATATCTTAGAGATTTCAACTTCATCAAGGGACTTAAATTGATGTGTCGTTCCGTGGAAATGCAGATGTTCGTTAAGACAAGCGACCTGTGTTGCTGTATCAACGACGACACCGATATCATGGGTTACAAGTAGAATCGTGATACCTTCTTGCTTAAGCTGTTCAAGTAACGTATAGAATTCCGCCACATGTTTCGCATCGATTCCTACAGTAGGTTCATCCAGGACGAGCACTGATGGGTTTGAGATTAAAGCTCGTGCGATATATACACGCTGCTGCTGTCCACCAGAAAGATCTGAAATGTTTTTATCCTTTAGCTGCTCAATATGCAGACGTTTTAAAATATCATCCACTTTTTTATGATCATTCCTGTCAAACCTTTTAAACATTGGTTTTATCTGTATTAAACCACTTCTTACAACTTCAAAAACATTTGCAGGAAACCCTGAATTCCCTGCATTTGATTTTTGAGATACGTAACCGATGCCTGTACGATTCTTTAGTTTACGGATGTCCGTACCATTCATCAGAATGCTGCCTTCCTGCAAATTCAAAATGCCAAGTATCAGTTTCAGCAAAGTTGATTTTCCTGAACCATTTGGACCCACAATTGCGAGAAAATCACCTGGATATACACTAATATTGATATGAGATAATGCTTTTTTATCTGGGTAACGGTATGATACATCTTTTATTTCAAATACGGGTTCCATATCCTCATCCTTCTATAAACAAAAACAAGCATTAATCATAGATTAATCCCTGTTTCTATTGTCAATTTCTACTGCAATTTAATCTTTTCTAATAATTCAGGATCAAAAGTTCTGCTTTTAATCATATCGATTTCAAATTTATAAGGTGGTTTTTTATTTTTCTTATCATCACCAACTTGAACATAAGGTGTCTCTAAAATCTTAGGAATATTTTCAAATGCCTCATGATAGACGATGTTAGTTAATGCATCAAATCCAATATTGCCAAAGCCGAAATTTTCATGTCTATCTTTTCTGGCACCTAGCACATTTTTGCTGTCATTGACGTGCACAACTTTTATACGATCGATTCCAACAATGTCATCGAATTCCTGTAATACACCGTCCAGGTCATTGACAATATCATATCCTGCATCATGTGTATGACAAGTATCAAAACATACAGAAAGTCGCTCATTATGTGTTACACCTGAAATAATTTCTGCAAGTTCTTCAAATGATTTCCCACATTCTGAGCCTTTACCCGCCATTGTTTCAAGTGCAATACGCACATCGTTATTATTTGTCAGGACTTCGTTCAGACCTTCTATTATCTTCTTGATCCCTGCTTCTTCTCCAGCCCCGACATGTGCACCTGGATGCAGCACGATATCTTTTGCACCAAGCGCTTCTGTACGCTCGATTTCCTTTTGTAAAAACTCGACTCCTAAATTAAATACTTCAGGCTTTACCGTATTTGCAATATTGATGATATAAGGTGCATGCACAACAATATTTGACAGACCATGTGCCTGCATATGTGCTTGTCCTGCTTCAATATTTAAGTCTTCGATCGCTTTACGTCGTGTATTTTGAGGTGCACCCGTATAGATCATAAATGTAGAAGCACCGTAGATTGCTGCTTCTTCAGATGCCTGCAGGAGCATCTTCTTTCCGCTCATTGATACATGAGATCCGATTAACATAGCTTTCACCTTAACCTTTTCTGTTTTGCTTATTAACGCGCTTAGAGTGTGCTTTTTTCTCATTGCGTTTAATCTTATCTAGTTCATATCTGAACTTCTTCTTATACCCTGGTTTCACTTTCTTTTTCTTCTTTACTTTATGAACTAATGACTTTTCAATATTATCTTCTTTTTTCTGACGACTTCTACGTTCAGTACGGTCTTTTATTTCTGTGAGTTCACCATTTTTAATATCTGAATGAATAAATGAGAAGCCTTTTTTCTCAATCTGGTTGATTAAGTCCTCTTCATCTGGTGTATAAAGCGTAATTGCTACACCTGTGTAATTCCCACGTCCTGTTCGACCGACACGATGTGTAAAGAAATCGATATCCTTTGGAATATCATAGTTAAACACATGGCTTACACCTTCTATATCGATACCACGACTTGCAAGGTCACTCGCTATAATATATTGAAATTCTAAGTTCTTGACACGTTTCATCATCTGAGTTCGTTCTCTAGGAGCCAGACCTCCATGGATGATTCCAACTTTCATCCCTTGATCCTGCAGAAACTCAGCAAGTTCGTCTGCTCGGTCACGACTATTCGCAAAGATAATAGCTAAATATGGATTACACGTGTTCATAACGCTCACTAGCTTTTCTTTCTTATCATTACTCTTTGTCGGAACAAGATAGAACGTAATATTCTTATTCGTCTTACTATCAGGTTCAATTTCAATGAATTCTGGTTTTGATAAATATTTGTTTAAGAAAGGATGTAATGCTTTAGGAATCGTTGCTGAAAAGACAGCAATCTGAGCATCACGCGATACGTTCGCTGCAATTTTATCGACTGTCGGTAAGAATCCAAGATCAATCATCAGATCCGCTTCATCAACTACTACTGCATTTGCTAAATGAATATGCAGTACATTTTCCTCTGCTAAATCTTTAATACGGTTTGGTGTGCCTATAACGATTTGAGGCTGTACTTTAGATTTCTGTATATCTTTATTCTTATCTGTTCCTCCGATATAAAGGCCTGCTTTAATACCTTCAGTAAAGGAGATCAAATGTTCACTCGCATCATATAATTGTTTTGCAAGTTCACGCGTAGGTGCTAGCACAATCACCTGCGGCTGTATTAAGTCTTTATCAATTTTATTGATCAACGGCAACAGGAATGCATGTGATTTACCTGTACCAGTTTGAGATTGTCCGATTAAATGTGTATCTTTCTTTAATTTAGGAATAACTCTTCTCTGGATTTCTGTGGGCTGGTTGAAATTAAGATCTTTCACCGCTTCTATCAAATATGGTGCAAGTTCAAAATGTTCAAATGGGTGTTTGTCCATCATAATCCTCCTCTTTTTCTTCATCTAATGTATTATATAGGAAACATTACTAAAAAGAAAGTAAACATTTTTAAAACCATATTATAAGTGGTATGATGAAAGTACTGATTCATGAATTGGAGGCACAATAATGGAAATCATTAAAATTACACCGCGTGGCTATTGTTATGGTGTAGTTGACGCGATGGTCATCGCGCGTAACGCATCCTTAGACAAATCATTACCACGCCCTATTTATATACTCGGTATGATCGTTCATAATAAACATGTCACTGATGCATTTGAAAGTGACGGCATCATTACACTGGATGGTCCAAACAGACTTGAAATCTTAGAACAGATCGAAACAGGAACCGTTATCTTCACTGCGCATGGCGTAAGCCCAGAAGTAAAACGTCGTGCGAAAGAAAAAGGACTTGTCTGTATCGATGCAACTTGTCCTGATGTAGAGAACACCCATGCATTGATACGTCGTAAGAAAGCAGATGGCTATCATGTCATCTATATCGGTAAGAAAGGTCACCCTGAACCTGAAGGAGCGGTAGGTGTCGCACCAGATATCGTACACCTTGTTGAAAACAAGCAGGATATCGAACAGTTACCGCAGTCTTTAAATGAACAGAAGCTCATCGTTACAAACCAGACTACAATGAGTCAGTGGGATGTTAAGCATCTGATGGAAGACTTAGAAGAGAAGTTTCCTCATATTGAGGTACATAAAGAAATTTGTCTTGCAACTCAAGTCAGACAGGAAGCTGTCGCGAATCAGGCATCAAGTGCTGACGTGCTTATCGTAGTCGGTGACCCTAAAAGCAATAACTCTAACAGACTCGCACAAGTATCGAAGGAGATCGCACATACTGAAGCTTATCGCATTTCAGACATCAGTGAATTAAAGCTAGAGTGGCTTGAAGGCAAATCAACGATTGCAGTTACAGCAGGTGCTTCGACACCAACGCCTATCGTAAAAGAAGTCATCGACTATATAAAAAGCTATGATCCGTTGAACGTTACACCGATTCCTGAAAAATCTGGAGTTCCAGTTGAGAAGATCTTACCTAAAATTAAAAATGCAACACCGGTGAAGATTTTAGACTAATCATTAAAGCCATCGTCAAATGACGATGGCTTTATTTATACTTCGTTAAAAGGATTTGTATTTGTAGCAGAAGCATATACTAACATATCAGGTATTAGACGGTTAAAAATCGACTTTAACCCATCTTTCATAACATATTCACTGTAATGTCCGATATCTATAGCCATTTGACCTTCCATCAGAAGATCATGTGCCTCGTGATACTTAATATCTCCTGTTAAGAAAACATCCGACTTACCACTTATTTCAGACATATATGATACACCTGCACCACCAATTATTGAAACCGATGCTATTTCCGCATCCATATCCCCTATCACTTTAACAGAAGGAATATCAAGCTTTTCTTTTAGCCGTTCAGCAAACTTTCGTACAGTCATCTTGCCAATCGTTCCGATGCTTCCAGTTCCGTACTCTGCATCAACCGTATAATCAAATATATCATATGCCGGTGTTTCATATGGATGTACATCTGAAATTACATTTTCAATATGTTTTCTTAGATGAGGTTCGAATACACATTCAACCTTCAATTCTTGTTCGTAATGAATTTCCCCGCGTTCACCTACATATGGCTGCGCATCTTGTGACGGTTTAAATTGACCCACACCTTCAGTCGTATAGAAACAATGAGAATATTCTCCAATCTGCCCTGCACCAGCATCAGCCAGTGCAGCTTTGACACGTTCGGCTGCTTCTGTCGGCACAAATAACTGTAATTTACAGAGCGTCTTGCGTTCACGCAGTAAAATCGACTGGTTCTTAAGTCCAATCTGTTCTCCGATCATATAGCTCACGCCATATTTATAATTGTCCAGATTCGTATGCATCGCAATAAGCTGCATATCATTCTTTATAGCGTATCTCATAATCGTTCCGTATCCACCGGCATTAATTTGTTTAATCCCGCTAAATATTAACGGATGATGACAGATGATCGTATTCACACCTTTACTCACCGCTTCATCAATAACTGCGACAGTACAGTCCAGAGTGGTCATTATCCCTGTAACTTGTGTCGTTTCATCCCCAATCAATAGACCTACATTATCCCAAGACTCTGCTGTATGTGCCGGAATCTCTCTATGAATAATCTGTAATAATTCACGTATGTTCAATGTTTAAGACCTCCTTTAATCTGTCGATATCTGATGACAATTGTGAAGCTTTATATGCATGTCTTTCATCTGATTTTATTGCGTCAAATACTGTGTTCAGATGATGAAATTCTCGCATCCATTTCTCTTTGAATATCTCATCTTTCTGCTGCATAAGCACCGGGCCAAATTTCAGCTCTGTATCAGTGTATGATATGTTATCAACATTACGTTCTGCCACAATAATTTCATAGACATGCTTACGTTCT
Above is a window of Macrococcoides canis DNA encoding:
- a CDS encoding metal ABC transporter permease; protein product: MIDALLEFDFIRYSFIAGILIGLLAPLIGTFIVVRRLSLIADALSHVTLGGIAFGMLLTKLLAFTINPVWTGILFSIAGSLMIERLRSVYKHYQELAIPIIMSLGIGLSVIFISFADGFNQDLFGYLFGSISAVTFNDVIVIFSIFVVVLLFIVLLYKELFILSFDEEYASIIGVPRYVHLLFMLMVALVISASMRVVGILLVSSLITLPVASAMRLTRSYKELMIWSVIIGEIAVIAGLVTAFYLDISPGGVIVMLLVAILLLSIIIKKNKEKGGRLHED
- a CDS encoding deoxyribonuclease IV, yielding MLIGSHVSMSGKKMLLQASEEAAIYGASTFMIYTGAPQNTRRKAIEDLNIEAGQAHMQAHGLSNIVVHAPYIINIANTVKPEVFNLGVEFLQKEIERTEALGAKDIVLHPGAHVGAGEEAGIKKIIEGLNEVLTNNNDVRIALETMAGKGSECGKSFEELAEIISGVTHNERLSVCFDTCHTHDAGYDIVNDLDGVLQEFDDIVGIDRIKVVHVNDSKNVLGARKDRHENFGFGNIGFDALTNIVYHEAFENIPKILETPYVQVGDDKKNKKPPYKFEIDMIKSRTFDPELLEKIKLQ
- a CDS encoding 4-hydroxy-3-methylbut-2-enyl diphosphate reductase, whose protein sequence is MEIIKITPRGYCYGVVDAMVIARNASLDKSLPRPIYILGMIVHNKHVTDAFESDGIITLDGPNRLEILEQIETGTVIFTAHGVSPEVKRRAKEKGLVCIDATCPDVENTHALIRRKKADGYHVIYIGKKGHPEPEGAVGVAPDIVHLVENKQDIEQLPQSLNEQKLIVTNQTTMSQWDVKHLMEDLEEKFPHIEVHKEICLATQVRQEAVANQASSADVLIVVGDPKSNNSNRLAQVSKEIAHTEAYRISDISELKLEWLEGKSTIAVTAGASTPTPIVKEVIDYIKSYDPLNVTPIPEKSGVPVEKILPKIKNATPVKILD
- a CDS encoding Nif3-like dinuclear metal center hexameric protein, with translation MNIRELLQIIHREIPAHTAESWDNVGLLIGDETTQVTGIMTTLDCTVAVIDEAVSKGVNTIICHHPLIFSGIKQINAGGYGTIMRYAIKNDMQLIAMHTNLDNYKYGVSYMIGEQIGLKNQSILLRERKTLCKLQLFVPTEAAERVKAALADAGAGQIGEYSHCFYTTEGVGQFKPSQDAQPYVGERGEIHYEQELKVECVFEPHLRKHIENVISDVHPYETPAYDIFDYTVDAEYGTGSIGTIGKMTVRKFAERLKEKLDIPSVKVIGDMDAEIASVSIIGGAGVSYMSEISGKSDVFLTGDIKYHEAHDLLMEGQMAIDIGHYSEYVMKDGLKSIFNRLIPDMLVYASATNTNPFNEV
- a CDS encoding metal ABC transporter ATP-binding protein, which translates into the protein MEPVFEIKDVSYRYPDKKALSHINISVYPGDFLAIVGPNGSGKSTLLKLILGILNLQEGSILMNGTDIRKLKNRTGIGYVSQKSNAGNSGFPANVFEVVRSGLIQIKPMFKRFDRNDHKKVDDILKRLHIEQLKDKNISDLSGGQQQRVYIARALISNPSVLVLDEPTVGIDAKHVAEFYTLLEQLKQEGITILLVTHDIGVVVDTATQVACLNEHLHFHGTTHQFKSLDEVEISKIYGHPVQFIDHSGHDRECCL
- a CDS encoding DEAD/DEAH box helicase, whose translation is MDKHPFEHFELAPYLIEAVKDLNFNQPTEIQRRVIPKLKKDTHLIGQSQTGTGKSHAFLLPLINKIDKDLIQPQVIVLAPTRELAKQLYDASEHLISFTEGIKAGLYIGGTDKNKDIQKSKVQPQIVIGTPNRIKDLAEENVLHIHLANAVVVDEADLMIDLGFLPTVDKIAANVSRDAQIAVFSATIPKALHPFLNKYLSKPEFIEIEPDSKTNKNITFYLVPTKSNDKKEKLVSVMNTCNPYLAIIFANSRDRADELAEFLQDQGMKVGIIHGGLAPRERTQMMKRVKNLEFQYIIASDLASRGIDIEGVSHVFNYDIPKDIDFFTHRVGRTGRGNYTGVAITLYTPDEEDLINQIEKKGFSFIHSDIKNGELTEIKDRTERRSRQKKEDNIEKSLVHKVKKKKKVKPGYKKKFRYELDKIKRNEKKAHSKRVNKQNRKG